From Kwoniella shandongensis chromosome 2, complete sequence, the proteins below share one genomic window:
- a CDS encoding ATP-dependent RNA helicase ROK1: MASAFNLLTAGGAKFDKQRFKGDFELFTAKRKDRKGKSKQLDPSAQSSSALPHSLDFFGDHPAQPQAQAARPQPTAEHDDASDSGSESDASSSSSSSSTSRPAPPPQKITLTGPEPLPTSLHTNLPSLLTHSSHPISSRAGTPLLSALKAANIHSLWGVQCAVGGSLLAGHDTICVAPTGSGKTLSYVLPTLVQLEDPARSLRSKDGEVEERGKGARALIVVPTHDLAVQISGVVKAVTRGRNWRTLVLTKATEKAICESSPGGGVAPKAANGENEDESEEEDEEEDDESTGSVNEFAQNESVDTNALGIDILIATPERLHHLVESRRLSLALTRHIIMDESDRLLSPDFLPQVEPIINACSHSEVQKCFLSATMPAGAEELAKKWLRDGGVRVVVGVKDSAVTTIDQTLLYTGSESGKLMALRNLITTGSLPYPSLIFVQSIERADELYKTLVLDGVKVDVVHGGRAKSKRDEAIEAFRLGNVWMLVVTEVLARGMDFRGVKVVVNYDFPQTVQSYIHRIGRTGRAGRPGKAITFINLEDGPYLRTVANVMRSSGCAVPEYMLDMKKPTKNEKRQLAKAPVKRKAVGGGGRDLVKEEGRKRRQMVEGSKRRTVNQEGKGQAKQGEVDMNE, from the exons ATGGCGTCTGCATTCAACTTGCTCACAGCGGGTGGAGCGAAATTTGACAAACAGCGATTCAAGGGAGACTTTGAGCTCTTCACAGCG AAACGCAAAGaccgaaagggaaagagcaAGCAGCTCGACCCTTCCGCTCAATCGTCTTCCGCCCTTCCACActctctcgacttcttcgGAGACCATCCTGCCCAaccccaagctcaagctgctcGACCACAACCTACTGCTGAGCACGACGATGCCTCCGACTCTGGTTCCGAATCCGAtgcttcatcgtcatcttcctcttcgtcaacttctcgacctgctccccctcctcaGAAAATCACATTGACAGGCCCCGAACCCCTTCCCACTTCATTACACACCaacctcccttctttgctcactcactcttctcatccGATCTCTTCGCGAGCTGGAACTCCGCTTCTTTCCGCTCTCAAAGCTGCCAACATCCATTCTTTATGGGGTGTTCAATGTGCCGTAGGAGGTTCCCTCTTAGCAGGACACGATACGATCTGTGTCGCGCCAACTGGATCAGGAAAGACGTTATCGTACGTCTTACCAACTCTGGTACAGCTCGAAGATCCAGCTAGAAGTCTTCGAAGCAaagatggagaagttgaggaaagaggaaagggagcGAGAGCGCTCATTGTGGTGCCAACTCATGATTTGGCGGTACAAATCTCTGGCGTCGTGAAAGCCGTGACAAGGGGTAGGAACTGGAGAACACTCGTGCTCACAAAAGCTACAGAGAAGGCTATTTGTGAGAGCTCCCCGGGCGGTGGCGTAGCGCCAAAGGCGGCCAACGgggagaatgaagatgaaagtgaggaagaggacgaagaagaggatgatgagtctACGGGCAGTGTGAATGAGTTCGCCCAGAATGAAAGTGTGGACACAAACGCTTTGGGTATCGATATCCTCATCGCTACACCGGAAAGATTGcatcatctcgtcgagtCTCGCAGGCTCTCGTTGGCTTT GACCCGACACATCATAATGGACGAGTCAGAccgtcttctctctcccgaCTTCCTCCCTCAGGTCGAGCCCATCATCAACGCTTGCTCGCATTCCGAAGTGCAGAAGTGTTTCTTGTCAGCAACGATGCCTGCCGGTGCTGAAgagttggcgaagaagtggTTGAGGGACGGTGGTGTGCGAGTTGTTGTCGGTGTCAA AGACTCCGCCGTGACTACCATCGACCAAACTCTCCTATACACCGGATCCGAATCAGGCAAACTCATGGCTCTTCGTAATCTCATCACAACCGGTTCTCTTCCATACCCATCACTCATCTTTGTCCAATCGATCGAACGTGCCGACGAACTGTACAAGACTCTTGTGCTGGACGGCGTCAAAGTCGACGTCGTACATGGTGGTAGGGcgaagtcgaagagggatgaagcGATCGAAGCGTTCAGACTGGGAAACGTTTGGATGTTGGTCGTCACCGAGGTGTTGGCAAGAGGTATGGACTTTAGAGGTGTTAAGGTGGTTGTGAACTATG ATTTCCCACAAACTGTCCAATCTTATATCCACCGAATCGGTCGTACAGGTCGAGCCGGACGACCCGGAAAGGCTATCACATTCATCAACCTAGAAGACGGACCTTACCTCCGCACTGTCGCAAACGTCATGCGAAGTTCAGGTTGTGCCGTCCCCGAATACATGTTGGACATGAAGAAACCGACCAAAAACGAAAAACGACAATTGGCAAAGGCGCCAgtgaagagaaaggcagttggaggaggtggaagggattTGGTCAAAGAGGaaggcaggaagaggagacagatGGTAGAGGGAAGTAAGAGAAGGACGGTCAATCAGGAGGGGAAAGGACAGGCGAAGCAGGGCGAGGTGGATATGAACGAGTGA